In Bacillus pumilus, the sequence TTTGCTGACAAATCGATCTGCATAATAAGTTAATTCTAAGTGACGAACAGGTGCCGGATCAGCAATAGGAATCGATACAATATTTGGCCACGTCGAATGGTATTGCAGCAACCCTCGCGGCTGAATGGTTGCACCGATGCCGGCTTCAACCAGCTGCAATAATGAAGATGCGGACCCAACTTCCATGACGGTGTCCAGTTCAACTCCCTGTTCTTTACATACGTCATCTACTAAATCCCTTCCTAGATATCCCTTCGGATACATGACCAAAGCATGCTGCGTCAGCTCTTCCAATGTCACTTCACTCTTTTGGGCTAGATCACTTTCTGAATGAACAAATAATTCGTAGGGCTCACTTCCAAGTGGAATTTGAACGAGACGCTTATCCGCAGGCCCTCGCAGCCCGATGCCGAGATCCACTTTATGCGAAAGCACCTCTTCACGAACGAATATGGTTGAAAATGCTTTCAGATTGATTTCGCGATAATGTGTTTTGAATTCTACGAAAAGCGGAACAAGCTGAAAGTCAAGATCGGAGGGGAGTACTGCGAGACGAACGGTTCCTCGCTTCTCGGATAACAGTTCTTTCATGGCATTTTTCGCATCTCTTTCAGCTTGAAGCATTTTCATACCATATTGATAAAGTAGAGAACCAGCTTCGGTTGCGACCACTTTTTTGCCGATTCGATCGAAGAGCGGCATCCCAAGTTCTGCTTCAAGCAGTCGAATCTGCTGACTTAGTGTAGGCTGTGATATCCCTAAATGCTCAGCGGCTTTTGTGAAATGTAGATGTTCGAATACTGCCATAAAATACGTAATATTTCGAGTGTCCATATTTTATCCTTTCACGAATGATAGTATTTTACTATCATCATAATACGAATTATTGTATTGATCAATGAATGTGGCAGACGTATACTCTAAGTAACCTCAACAAGATGAGAGAGGAAGAAGAGTATTTATGAAAAAAATATTTTATTTAGCCGCTTTATTTTTAGCTGCATTAAACTTGAGGCCGATCATTACGTCTGTGGCTTCTATGATGAGTATGATTCAATCAGAGCTGGGTGTAAGCGCACTGACAGCAAGTCTTTTAACCACTTTACCTGTCTTGTGTATGGGGGTGTTTGCGCCTGTAGCAACTAAACTAAGCCGCCGTTTTGGTTTAGAGAGGACGCTTTTTTTCTCGATTCTTCTCATCACGATCGCTACTGGACTACGTGGGACGAGTCAAACGGTTGCCATCCTTCTCATCACTGCATTTGCAGGAGGCGTTGGGATTAGCTTTGCAGGACCTTTGTTGTCTAGTTTTATCAAAAAGTATTTCCCGAAAAATCCGGGAATTGTGAGTGTCTATTCTATTTCGATGACGATTGGTGCAGCACTTGCTTCTGGCTTCACCATTCCGATATATCTTCGCAGTGAGCATAACCTTCCGCTCGCCTTGTCTTGCTGGGCGGTTTTAGGGATCATCGCATTGATCTTATGGCTAGGGCTGGCTCGGAAAAAACAACAGGCTGATCATGCAGTTTTACCGCTAAGGCTGCCGCTGCGAAACAAAAAAGCCATTCAATTCACCTTGTTCTTTGGCTTTATGTCCAGCATGTTCTATTCGTTAACAGCATGGATTTCACCCATCGCCCTTAGTTTTGGAAATAGTCCACAGTATGCCGCCATGCTGCTGACGATATTTACACTGATTCAGGTTCCGGTGGCACTACTCGTTCCAGGAGTCGTCACTCGCTTAGGAAAACCGAAATTATTTCTGATCTTATGCAGTGTGTCAGAACTGATCGGCCTTATTTTCCTTCTACTTCCAATGCCGATTTTGCCAGCCGTCATTTTTCTAGGGATTGGGGCAGGGGGATTATTTCCTTTAGCACTTATGCTGCCCATTATTGAGACGCGTACACCGGAGGAAGCTGGTACATGGTCCGCTATGTCGCAGATGGGAGGATACATCATGGGCGGGTTTGGTCCATTTTTCATTGGTTTGGTTTTCGATCTAAGCGGACATTTTCAAGCTTCCATTGTCGCAATGCTCGTCATTGTCTCATTGATGATTGGCGTTCAGTTATCAATGAAATTAGGTAGAAAAGAGGAAGAAGTGTCGAGTTAAATCATGCTGCTTCACATTTCAATCAAAACGGGGAGGTTTTATTGCTTAAGAAGGGGAGCCTGGGGAGAGATACTGGGTGCTTGTTTATGATGGAACGTAAGGAATGTCTTCATTTTTCGCAGCCGCTTTTATAGCTTTTCTTTATTGAGTTTGCGCAATAATGGAATATTTCACAAAATAATAGAGTCACTAAAGGAGGCAAGTATTGCCTCTCTTTTGTTGTTTTAGGAGTAAACACGAGTGATACTTTCATTTAACCAGAAATGCTATTGCTTTTTTGCTCGATTAAGAGTTTGATTATAATAGAGACTGTAAAACAGAAGGCGATAGAATAATTCAGTATCATGAGCTCCAGTTATTTTTTTGTACTTTTGCAAGATATGTTCCGAGAAAAATTTGCACAAAAAGAACTAGAGGTGAATAATATGACAACCTATGAGTCGAAGGATATTTTAAAGCAAGCAATCATGAAGACGTACAATCAATACGATGAAGAATTCAATATGATTCCAGAAGAAATGAAAGATGATCGAATAGAGGATGTAAGCCGAACTCCTGCAGAAAATTTGGCCTATCAAGTTGGTTGGACAACCCTGCTGCTTCAATGGGAGCAACACGAAACTGAAGGAAAGGTTGTCCATACGCCAGCAGAAGGTTATAAATGGAATCAGCTTGGCACATTATATTCTCATTTTAATGAGAAGTATGCCTGCCAATCACTAGTCGCATTAAGAGCTCAGCTCAAACAGAATGTTTTAACTATTTGTGATATGTTGGATCGTATGAGTGAAGAAGAAGTGTTTGAACCTCATCAACGAAAATGGGCGGATGATGCGACAGCAAAGGCTGTTTGGCCAGTTTATAAATTTATTCATGTGAATACCGTTGCCCCTTTTAAAAATTTCCGTACTCAAATTCGTAAATGGAAACGATTAAAACAAGTTCTACCTAGGGATGGCTCTACTATTTGAAATAGGAGAGCATTCAAAAAACCTGACTACATACATGTAATCAGGTTCTTCTTAGTTTCAATGTTTAGGTTGGATCTCTAATGTTTTGGACTTGTAAACAACAGTTTCACGCCAAAGCCTACTAACACTACACCTGTTATTCTATCAATTGTTGTTTGAACTTTCGCTGATAATAAGAATTTTCTGATGTAGCCAAGTAGAAATACAATCGTTGTAAACCACAATATAGACAATAGCGCGTATATTGAACCCATTACGACAAACTGAAAGCTTGTATTCAATCCTGGTGTGACGAATTGAGGTAAAAACGTTAAGAAGAAAATAGCTACCTTGGGATTTAATGTATTTGAGATTAATCCCTGTTTAAAAGCCGAATGTTTTGGCGATTGGACTTCATGAGATGGGGCGTCTTTCTCTTTTTTATGAATGAAAGAAGACACACCTAGATAGATGAGGTAGATAGCGCCTAGATATTTAATGATTTCAAATGCTAAGGCAGACTTCATTAGGATTAAGGAAAGTCCAAATGCTGCAGCAAGTGTATGAATAAGAGCGCCTGATGTTAGACCTAACGCCATCTTGATCCCATCAGATTTCCCAGTACCAATGGTTCTTTTCGTGATTAAGGCGAAATCAACTCCAGGAGAAGCAACGACAAATAAGGTAAGTAGAAGAAAAGTCAGAAGATCATTCATATCCATACGTCCTTTCAAAAGTAATAATCCATATTAACGCACAAGTGTATAAATTGCAATACGTATCATACAGTTTATTCGCAGTATAAATTGCCTGAAAAGCTATTCATTATTTAAAATGCATACTCTTTCTCTTTATTCCACGTTAAGCCTTATTGGTCAAGAGGTTTTTGATTGCTTGCTGGATGGTATTCTCATCCTTAAACATTTTATTACAATATTTGTTTCCAAATTTGTTTCCAAATGATAAAGCTTCCTTGAGTATTTTAACCATGTTATAATGTAATATCTTAATTCCTAAATGGAAATATGACTTATTATGTTTATAGATATTATTGTACTCAGATTGCATTTGATCAAGATACATCATATTTGATAAATTGAGGTGAAAGACATGTCAGTTATTATATCAACAGATGATTTAGAGCATATTTGTCCTAATTGTAATGGAACAGGTCATGTTTCTATTAAAAACGAAAAAATCATATGTCCAAAATGTGATGGGAAAGGTGTTATTCTCACTGCTTTAGGCCAAACATTACTTCATTTTATGAAGAAGCATATTTAATTTCATTACCGTAAAATAAATTATCGACCCTTTTATATAACGTGCTGGAATGTTTCTGGTGAAAAATTGAATCGGAAGATCATCAATGAAAGACGAAACAAAAAGTGACTCTCT encodes:
- a CDS encoding ClbS/DfsB family four-helix bundle protein — translated: MTTYESKDILKQAIMKTYNQYDEEFNMIPEEMKDDRIEDVSRTPAENLAYQVGWTTLLLQWEQHETEGKVVHTPAEGYKWNQLGTLYSHFNEKYACQSLVALRAQLKQNVLTICDMLDRMSEEEVFEPHQRKWADDATAKAVWPVYKFIHVNTVAPFKNFRTQIRKWKRLKQVLPRDGSTI
- a CDS encoding LysR family transcriptional regulator, with translation MDTRNITYFMAVFEHLHFTKAAEHLGISQPTLSQQIRLLEAELGMPLFDRIGKKVVATEAGSLLYQYGMKMLQAERDAKNAMKELLSEKRGTVRLAVLPSDLDFQLVPLFVEFKTHYREINLKAFSTIFVREEVLSHKVDLGIGLRGPADKRLVQIPLGSEPYELFVHSESDLAQKSEVTLEELTQHALVMYPKGYLGRDLVDDVCKEQGVELDTVMEVGSASSLLQLVEAGIGATIQPRGLLQYHSTWPNIVSIPIADPAPVRHLELTYYADRFVSKAQQQLSEWLTDFYKSKTN
- a CDS encoding tryptophan RNA-binding attenuation protein, yielding MSVIISTDDLEHICPNCNGTGHVSIKNEKIICPKCDGKGVILTALGQTLLHFMKKHI
- a CDS encoding LysE family translocator — encoded protein: MNDLLTFLLLTLFVVASPGVDFALITKRTIGTGKSDGIKMALGLTSGALIHTLAAAFGLSLILMKSALAFEIIKYLGAIYLIYLGVSSFIHKKEKDAPSHEVQSPKHSAFKQGLISNTLNPKVAIFFLTFLPQFVTPGLNTSFQFVVMGSIYALLSILWFTTIVFLLGYIRKFLLSAKVQTTIDRITGVVLVGFGVKLLFTSPKH
- a CDS encoding MFS transporter; this translates as MKKIFYLAALFLAALNLRPIITSVASMMSMIQSELGVSALTASLLTTLPVLCMGVFAPVATKLSRRFGLERTLFFSILLITIATGLRGTSQTVAILLITAFAGGVGISFAGPLLSSFIKKYFPKNPGIVSVYSISMTIGAALASGFTIPIYLRSEHNLPLALSCWAVLGIIALILWLGLARKKQQADHAVLPLRLPLRNKKAIQFTLFFGFMSSMFYSLTAWISPIALSFGNSPQYAAMLLTIFTLIQVPVALLVPGVVTRLGKPKLFLILCSVSELIGLIFLLLPMPILPAVIFLGIGAGGLFPLALMLPIIETRTPEEAGTWSAMSQMGGYIMGGFGPFFIGLVFDLSGHFQASIVAMLVIVSLMIGVQLSMKLGRKEEEVSS